A stretch of the Mesorhizobium huakuii genome encodes the following:
- the bamA gene encoding outer membrane protein assembly factor BamA, producing MKAASKFLSAASAAALSAALVVPGALAVQFVATSAAEAAVVSRVEVSGNQRVDADTIRNYITIKPGKAFSSSDIDAAVKALFGTGLFSDVQINQVGSTLVVKVAEYKVVNQVLFQGNKKIKDNALQMGLQLKPRGTFSQATLDSDVEAIKSAYRRIGRDDAGVTAQVMDLGDNRVNVVFKITEGDRTQIAAINFVGNSAYSSRRLSDVINTKRSSWISFVLRDDVYDEDKLRADQELLRRFYYNHGYADFQVVSAVGELDNATNKYTVTITVQEGERYNFGDISVESTIPEIDSKSLDSVVETHKGDVYNAKDVENTIIALTEKVAGSGYAFAQVTPRGDRNFENHTISVVYTVDQGTKAYIERIEIRGNDRTRDYVIRREFDVSEGDAFNQVLIQRAKKRLEDLNYFDKVDISTVPGSQPDQVVLVVDVVEKSTGEFSIGAGYSTGGDSAGPSVEGSITERNFLGRGQFIKLSAGGGKNSRDYSISFTEPYFLGRRIAAGFDVYKSTRQYDNNYDSDTVGATVRFGLPITNSITTQLAYNISQEKYSVDSSCGTTTTADPDGPNCTISPAILDGIAQSPWIKSSVSLGLVYNTIDDMKNPHEGIYANTTVEVAGLGGDAKFVKVTGRGSIYQTLSEQLDLVGLISGGAGHVEAYSGDGSLRIFDQFQSTDRMIRGFAYGGIGPVDPTTGDHLGGTTYFNASAEAQFPLPVIPESFGLRGAVFADAATLYGSKIDTSVNQSSLDMKLRASVGLGLMWASPFGPIRIDYAIPVRKEATDKVQEFNFGISTRF from the coding sequence ATGAAGGCAGCATCCAAGTTTCTGAGCGCCGCGTCCGCGGCGGCACTGTCCGCCGCTCTGGTCGTGCCAGGTGCGCTCGCAGTGCAGTTCGTTGCCACATCGGCGGCCGAAGCCGCTGTCGTCAGCAGGGTGGAGGTGAGCGGTAACCAGCGCGTCGACGCCGACACCATCCGCAACTACATCACCATCAAGCCGGGCAAGGCCTTCTCCAGTTCCGATATCGACGCCGCGGTCAAGGCGCTGTTCGGCACCGGCCTGTTCTCGGATGTCCAGATCAACCAGGTTGGCTCGACGCTGGTGGTCAAGGTTGCCGAATACAAAGTCGTCAACCAGGTGCTGTTCCAGGGTAACAAGAAGATCAAGGACAATGCGTTGCAGATGGGGCTTCAACTGAAGCCGCGCGGCACGTTCTCGCAAGCGACCCTCGATTCCGACGTCGAAGCAATCAAGTCTGCCTACAGGCGTATCGGCCGCGACGATGCCGGCGTGACCGCGCAGGTCATGGACCTCGGTGACAACCGCGTGAACGTGGTTTTCAAGATTACCGAAGGCGACCGCACGCAGATCGCGGCAATCAATTTCGTCGGCAACAGCGCTTATTCGAGCCGTCGTCTGTCGGATGTGATCAACACCAAGCGCTCGTCCTGGATTTCGTTCGTTCTGCGTGATGACGTCTATGACGAGGACAAGCTGCGCGCCGACCAGGAGCTGCTGCGCCGGTTCTACTATAATCACGGCTATGCCGATTTCCAGGTCGTGTCGGCCGTCGGCGAACTCGACAATGCGACGAACAAGTACACGGTCACCATCACCGTCCAGGAAGGTGAGCGCTACAATTTCGGCGACATCAGCGTCGAAAGCACGATCCCGGAAATCGATTCGAAGTCGCTGGATTCGGTGGTCGAGACCCACAAGGGCGATGTCTACAACGCCAAGGACGTCGAAAACACGATCATCGCGCTGACCGAGAAAGTGGCCGGTTCTGGCTATGCCTTCGCGCAGGTGACGCCGCGCGGCGACCGCAACTTCGAGAATCATACGATTTCGGTGGTCTATACGGTCGACCAGGGTACCAAGGCCTATATCGAGCGCATCGAGATCCGCGGCAACGATCGCACGCGCGACTATGTCATCCGGCGCGAATTCGACGTCAGCGAAGGCGATGCGTTCAACCAGGTGCTGATCCAGCGCGCGAAGAAGCGTCTGGAAGACCTGAATTATTTTGACAAAGTCGATATCTCGACTGTACCAGGCTCGCAGCCGGACCAGGTCGTTCTGGTGGTCGATGTGGTTGAGAAGTCGACGGGTGAATTCTCTATTGGAGCCGGTTATTCGACCGGCGGCGACTCGGCAGGCCCGTCCGTCGAGGGCTCGATCACCGAGCGCAACTTCCTCGGCCGCGGCCAGTTCATCAAGCTGTCGGCCGGTGGCGGCAAGAATTCGCGCGACTACAGCATTTCGTTCACTGAGCCGTATTTCCTCGGTCGGCGCATCGCCGCCGGCTTCGACGTCTACAAGTCGACGAGGCAATACGACAACAACTACGATAGCGACACCGTTGGTGCGACGGTCCGCTTCGGACTGCCGATAACCAACAGCATCACGACCCAACTGGCGTACAATATCTCACAAGAGAAATATTCGGTGGATTCCAGTTGCGGTACGACCACCACGGCAGATCCCGATGGACCCAACTGCACGATTTCGCCGGCCATCTTGGATGGCATTGCCCAAAGTCCGTGGATCAAATCGTCGGTCAGCCTGGGGCTGGTCTACAACACGATCGACGACATGAAGAACCCGCATGAGGGTATCTATGCCAACACCACGGTCGAAGTGGCTGGTCTCGGCGGCGATGCAAAGTTCGTTAAGGTCACCGGACGCGGTAGCATCTACCAAACGTTGTCGGAACAGCTTGATCTGGTCGGGCTGATTTCGGGCGGTGCAGGTCACGTGGAAGCTTATAGCGGCGATGGCAGTCTCCGTATCTTCGATCAGTTCCAGAGCACTGACCGCATGATCCGCGGCTTTGCCTATGGTGGCATTGGCCCCGTGGATCCGACAACCGGTGACCATCTCGGTGGTACGACCTATTTCAATGCCTCGGCCGAAGCCCAGTTCCCGCTGCCGGTTATTCCGGAGAGCTTCGGTCTGCGTGGCGCTGTGTTTGCGGACGCTGCAACGCTATACGGCAGCAAGATCGACACGAGCGTCAACCAGAGTTCGCTTGACATGAAATTGCGCGCCTCGGTCGGTCTGGGCTTGATGTGGGCCTCGCCGTTCGGCCCGATCCGTATCGACTATGCGATCCCGGTCAGGAAGGAAGCGACCGACAAGGTACAGGAATTCAACTTCGGCATTTCGACCCGCTTCTGA